The Porites lutea chromosome 7, jaPorLute2.1, whole genome shotgun sequence genome includes the window TTCACATATTCCTTACCAAAACAAGAATTATacatataattattatacaatTACCATCAAGGCTTTGAAAATGACAGCAGGTGAGCGGGATGAGCGCACAGAGCTGTTGGCCAAACTCTCCTTCACAGCTTGAATAAGCTGTGTGAAGTCTGTTGGAGGTGATACGGTTCTTGTACCTAAGTACTTAATGGAGCTGAAAGCATAAGGAACCCGACCAACATCTGCAAACCTTTCCTTTAAAATCTCGTCTGGGCTCTTAACGCTTcttgtttctgaaaaaaaaatagtattttaatCAGTCATTTATTTCTCCATGAGTTAGCAATAAGGAAAAGATTATTCAAACCAAAGAAGTGGAACGGGCGATGTAATTAACAGTTTCAAGTAAAAATGTGGCATTTTAGTACAAAAAGTAGTGTTGCCAACTGATGAGAAAACATGAGACTTTACGAGAAGTCTGAGTAGATGAGACCTCTGTTTAAACTTCGAGCCTTTGCAGCAAAAAATGTCCAAGACTCTGACTCTATGGAGACCGATAAAACTAGGCTTGGAGACTTGTCTTCTTCGACACCCTATGATTTTCTATTTGTCACCCCTATTTATAATCATGTATTTATTaaatttcaagaaagaaaatatgATGTTTAAGTTCTACatatatttaactttttttacctGAAAGACTAGTCTCATTTTGTGACATTCCAAGCAAATGGGTATGCTGTGTCTCATGAAATATAATGACTGCCGGACCCAAACTGCACAGAGGAACATCCATGTGACATCTTTCTGAGGCATCCTTGAGCTCTTTTGTAAAATGCTTCAGATATGCATCCGATGCATCGCCAAGGAAAGTAAACATATCTGTATGAAGACGCTCAGCTCTTGTTCTGTAGATGATAATGTCTGATATTGCCAGAACTTTTAGCAAGAGTCTTGTTCGCTGATTTTGGTTCCCAGAGGCAGACACACCCAAAAGTCCCTCTGTATCTAAGATGATTGCATGATTGACATTATCATAAGCAGCCCAAACACCAACTGTGCACGAAAGCTGTGACGACGAGGTCGCAAAGACTTCTTCACTGTTGAAGAAGGTGTGGTTGAGTGTGTGTGATTTCCCATCTCCAGTGTTTCCAAATATGGAAACCACCTTCATGTTTGTTTCTCCACGACATGAAAGCTTTGATATGAACTCATCCACAGTATGCACCTACAAGACATCAATATACAGTGTACCTGGTTCATCAGAGGCCTTCTTATAGAGGGGATGCAAATGTtcgtagcctgaatttcaaaaGTGGTCCTTTCATATGCTGAAAAGGAGGCCATGTTGCTGTTGATATTTTACTATTGTGTTTGCAATTTTCCTCATTGCAAACAACCATCTTCATGTTGTTTCTTGCCATTTCATCTGCCTTATGTTACTGTTTCAAGAGCATATAGCTTGTCGGAATTTTTTCCCTGAGAGGGTCTCAATGATAACATACATGCATGTAGACTTTATCTAAATGATACTTGAGCATAATGGTGGTACAATATTCAAAATCTATCTTTGAAAAAGCTTTGATCAAGTATATTAAGTACACTGCGCACAAACATGGACAAGCAGTCGGCGAGGAGGTACATGTAAGGGAACAGGGATGAAGCACTGGGAATGGACTTTTATAATTCTTGGTCCCAAATTTCACATCTAAGTTGGGTGTGTTATTGACTCTGAATTGGTCCTGATCTGAAGGTATTCCCTTGATAATGAGAAAAATGCTATATTGGAAAAACATTAGTTTGCTTCTTTTAAGGGTAGGTAGGAGGGGAAAGAGATATATCATAGCAAGGGAAGTGCATAACCTTATTTCAAGATGGTGGCAAAACAAATTTAGCTATTCCTAAAATTGTCTTCACAACAATTTGGTCCTCAATATCTTATTCTTAAGGTAAAAGTTCTTTTGAATTCTGCACAGCAAGAATTGACAAAATTTGGACGATATTTGCGATATTCAGTAAGATGACGTCAATGGTGCGGGCTATTGCCAGAAAAAGGTAAGGTAACCAGGAAGTCATGGGAGAGAGATTGTGCTAGCTCAGCTGTTTTGGTAGAGCTGgagaaaatggcagaaaatttTGCTCATTTTGCAACAACAAAAATACAGCTGGGTGTATGACAACTGCTATTTGTACATGTAAGTGAGTGCTAGATTAGTAAAGCATCTCTTCATATCATAAATTTGCTGAGTAACAGTAATGAGGATGGGAACTCAACATTGAACAAAGTAGGCGTgtttttaaagtaaatattatTTCTATTTCTTAGATTTGGCTTTTGTATGATCTTAAGATTAGAAGCAGATCAAAAGATAACACCCTCCCAGATTTGCATAATCCAGATCATACTTAGTCtcatttaatatttaatttgcTAATTATTATAAAACTCTAACATGGTTCTTTTAAGTTAGAAAGGCACATCCCCAAGACAGCAAGTTAAAACTGGTCTCAAAAGAGTACTCGATCGCGACTTATGCACTCAACCTTTTAAGGCATGATGACTTTTCCCAACCTCCCGTCATAAACACGTACGAATAATCTAATTTTAGCTTATCTTTCCGTAGGCGTTGAAAGTACAGCAAACTGTTCCTAGAAAAGCTACGCGATTGTAAGTCCTTTTAATATATATACATTTGAAaggagatttttttcttcttctattATGCAACTAAGTTTTCCCTCCCCATTCACACCCAAGTAAATCTAAATAAAATTCATGTAAACGTCAATACCTGcagattttccttttcatccAGCAAAAGAAAGCTTCTTTCACTGCCAGCTGTATTTTTCGACTTCTCTAAAGCTGATGCTGAAAAACTTGATTTAGATCCTTCTGGGATGGGTTTGGTTTCCTATAACAGTGAAACAAGCACTTCAGATAGATCAGACTCACTAGATAACGAGTTTAGCTGTGAATCGAAGATGAATATTAGAATGATGAAATGAAAACTTTAAACCAACGATATGCTGTATATTACCTTGAATTTACTGCTTCTTGACGCCTTCGAAGTAgacgatttttttcctttttggtttACTAGTACATCCTCACTTGCAAAATCACCATCAGGTAACGTAGCAGCCATATTTTCTGTGACTTTCATGAGGGTATAAGATCTCGCAAATCGTCGTAAATGCGACTTCGTATAAAATGCTGAGTACAAAAAAAGTGGCCTCGGAACGACAACAGACTTAGTAACCAAGCCTCAACAATTATCCCCAAATGCATTTTGGGAAGTAAAAGCTTCTTCTCCATGTTCTCGAACAGGAGCGAAAAATGGGTAAAACTTCGAAGGAAGGCAGTGATTCTAAGCGGAAACGAAAGCGAGTCGCGGTAGAATCGAGTAGTGACGATGATGAGAGCGAGCAAGACTTCGAAGAGGTGACTAAAAAGTTACTGCATCTCAAGTTGgacgggttttttttttagagtgaCGCTCACTATGGAATTATtgtactgttgttgttgacaggaGCTGAAATCCCTCGCAAAGCGTTCGAGACAAGCTCAAGAGAATTCCAAGCCACAAAAATCAGGAGATTCCGATAGTGATTTAGACTCTTCAGAAGGAAGCGATGACGAGGTAATGAATTGAAGGAATGGTTAAAATTGTTTGGATGTGGGCTTGGATAGTAGATCCCGAGTAAAAGGCATGTAATGTAATTGCCCGCATTCAAATCACAGACACCTCCCACCCCCATTTGACTTGAGCTTTCTAGTAACTTGATTAGCCAGTTATATGTGATGGAATGAGCAGCAGTGCAAATAGTTGTATCCGTTTATTTACATACATTTATAATTAACATTTGTCATTAAAGTTTAACGCAGCACATGTGTGCAGACTAGGATGAAAAATCATATGCATACGTGGGCTATACAACTCCAGAGCACCCTTAGTCTTAAAGCCTTAGTCctttattaataaaataaaataaatggacATGTGTGTTTAGTTCTTACTCCTGAAGTCCCACTGTACGTCCTGTATTCAATAAGTCTATTTAAAGCAAGTGGTAGAATGACTGCTTCTCCATCCTTGCTGCCCTGTATTTAACAAAAATCGGTCTATGGTCGTTTAGCCAACGAGTCATTcaacatgcaaagaaagtagtgtccaatagtCTAGGGCTAATGGATTTTGCttttgggctagtgaattctgttcttaacttgcacGATGgacaagtgatgttttttgaggaattcaaattgaataggaactgtgaaatcaattctgctcgtcaaaaagctcttggggctagttgaaatgatgtttgggctagtaaattctAGCTTCCGTTTGCCCGAATgtcaagctgtaaaaatgatttccTTTGCACCCTGTCATTTCACTATTTAGCATCCTGTTCATTAGCATTTTAGATTGTTTGaggaaaaaacatgttctaattgGGTGCAAGCGTGACATGTTTTGGTGCCAAACATTCGAAGTTTGGAGGAGGCAGCTGTTGTtgacttgatttgtttttgctCAACAAAACATtctttgcaagaatttttagacattaagaataattttttggagGCAAGTGTGCTGTTTCTGAGCAAGAAATATGGGGCCCTCAgagttgagaaaaatgaaatatgagCGGAACACGCaggtcaaaaacaaaataaacaacttaCCGTTGGTGCAACAGTTTGCTTTAATGGCTGTCAACAAATGTTTGGCTGCAAAACACGTCATGTCGCAACCCTTTTTGTCTTGTGTCCACGCTTAGATGCAAGCGACGGTATTGTTGTTTGTAGATTTCAATATATTTTCTTAGGTGTTATACAagagggccatttatacgagaaaaaataagacgcgtcttaaataagacgcgaactgtaccatttatacgagcatgtcttatctaagaccaGAACAGCTcatataaatggttcgcgtcttatttctgttcttgactcgttttcatgtgaatgttgcctgtagcaacggcaatccaacgtggcgcgccaaaaattaacgcatgcatACTATGCGTTCGCATCTTATGTAAGACGCAAAGGTCATTTATatgaagtttttctcgtcttagctaagacacgtcttatctaagaacaggtgttaagggctgttctaaaataagacgcgtcttagctaagtcgcgtcttattttagacgaaatgtgccgtttatacggaaagttcgcgtcttatttaagccgcgtcttatgtaagatgcgtcttatttttcctcgtataaatggccctaatgtatGTTTTTTCTCTTAGTGGACAATGGATTCTGAAAATGGTAAAGGAAAAGGGAAAGCTAAAGCAAAGGAAAAGGTGAAGAAAGGAGGCAAGAAAGCTGCTTCATCCTCAGCATCTTCTTCAGAAGAAAGTGGTGAAACTTCATCTGGTGGTGAGACATTCCTTTTTATTCAGTTCAAGTTAATACATAAATTCTTTAGACAAAGTCAATTTTTGCTTTCAGCCACCTTTCTCAAAACCAGTTACGTTGTCAGTAGGTGGTAATTGCAACAACACTCAAGCTTAGCCTGCGAATTGCAGATGTTTCTCCTCACTCTTCTCCACTGAGGGACGTTTTGCAAGGAGGAacatctgcgactcagcgactgaaattccatactgatgacataaatcAATGTTATATAATAAATCCGGTTGtgatggggttccaaatgcaaatttgttccattttacgtttttcctggtcgattttggttaAGTGTTGTGTTCGTCTGTGAATGAGCTCCATTCGCATattgttagagattcatcgcgtttacatttgacctttgcggccttttgtcttttgtctgtcattcgtaaacaatagctaaaacaatgaatctactccgtcgaccaattagTGCTTCTGAccagattccggacagattttgcgtcatcagtatggaatttctgttgctgagtcgcagacgttcctcctcgcgtaacatccctcagcggcgatgagcgaggagaaatggcTGCCGTCGCAGGCTACATTCAAGCTTCGTTTCGCATCTAGGTAATCCCACCTCAACTACAccatgggggaggggggctgtAGGTAGAGAGACTTTGCATTTTGTAGATGTGGAGGACCACTGTAGTGTATCAATGTGACTGTAATGGGTTCAGCTCTGTCTTTGGTTATACCTTCATTAATACTTTTGTATCCTTAAtagtgtgtgttttttttaattcaaataaacagagtcatcatcatcatcatcgtcatcagaAGATGAAGAGGATGAACAGTACCATGATGGGTGGGATGATAATCTCATGGGAGATGAAGCAGATAGAGAGAGACTTgaaaaaatgactgagaaaGAACGTGAGCAGGAATTATTTAACCGTGTTGAAAAAAGAGAGGCCCTCAAGACAAGATTTGAAATTGAAAGGAAGTTGAGGCttgccaagaaaaaagaaaagaagaagaaacgcGAGAAAGAAAAGGCAAATCTTGAAAAAGAAGGTATAGCTCTAAGGAAAAAGGAGCGCAAGAGacatattgaagaaaagaaagccAAGGCATTGGATGATTTAAAGGCTAAACGATCTgagaaaaaggagaagaaagcAGCAGAAACTGTTGCAGAACCGAAGGAGCCACAGCTAAAGGCCAGTGACGTGTTTactgatgatgaagatgaagatgagcAAGAGGAAAGCAAATCAAGTTCAGGAGAAGGATCTTACAGAGAATCTGAAGATGAGTAAGTATTACTCTAAGTTGATATTTCTACAACACTTTTGTCAAATTGTCTCTGTTTATAGGGGAAGTTAAATTTTGGCTAACTGAAAACAGAAGGCCAGCTgtcgctttcatttttttttttcaggttaaaGGGAAATGTACATCTGCATGTAATGCCCTTtaactgtcaaactcagaaaaccatgAACACATTCATGTAAAATACCCTTATTTTTGCCCTTTgctttgattgtttttattatgTTTTAGACAAGTTGAAGACGAGCCTCTTAAAGTTAGTACAATTGATGATCTTGAAAGAATAAGAATTTCAAGACACAAGCTGGAAAGGTCAGTAATGAGTCACAAGCCAAGGTGGATTTGCTTATTGAACAGAAAAGTTTCCTTTCTCAATAGATGATTTACATCTGAGGATTCAGAGCTGTTCTTGCATTTACTTCTAATcatttttaatgaaaacatataatatattttttgtaaatttttctttttttattaggTGGGTGCACATGCCATTCTTTGGCAAGATCATTGCTGGATGTTTTGTCCGTGTTGGAATTGGAAACCATGATGGAAGACCAGTATACCGGGTAAAAGATTCTTTGAATCTCAGATAGTTTATCAACAAGCATTACCATGCCCATTCCTCAAGCCATGCAATTTTTTCAGCTGTCAGTTTAATGATCTTGATGAGTACGTATTGTGAATTTTTGCTGATTAACCTGACTCATACTTTACAAGATACTTAGTTCATAAGGGGTTTTGGTTGGGCTATGTGGAGAGGGGGCTGCCCAAGAAGTGCTCCAAATCGCCCGATGAAACATAAATGTCTGTTTCTTACAAATTTATCTAATGTCTATTAAGTTGTAGCTTTGAATCCTTGCGCCAAAATGCTAAACAATTTATTTGAAGTCATGATTTGATCAATGCAATGAAAATTATTTACTGCCCTTCATTTAAAAGAAGTTGAACACACAAGTGAATTGAAGGCATACATAATCTGTTAATTTGCCAGAAGTATTGTTACTTTGtttattaaccctttaggtcTCAAGAGtgtccaacatcaattttctcctaacaacatcagcagatcaacaagagtaaaggttatgagaattactaaattgatgaCCAAAGCAAgaatactttgatcttaaaccaaattctctcaactattcttaaaagaaatgtatggagatgagtctggagaatttgtatttggatcttggggcttaaagggttaactacatgtacatgtatgacatTTGTATGTACTGTTTCCAGGTTGCGGAGATAAGAGATGTAGTGGAAACAGCAAAAGTTTACTCTTTAGGGAATACCAAAACAAACAAGGGATTAAAACTAAGGTAAGGTATTCAGTGAAGCTTTTATTACTCTatgaattatttattattgagtACATATGTAACTTTAGCTAATTCTATACAGTGTGATTATACTAGAAATTAAGTGGTTGGTTTGATCTTCACAAATGTGCTGCCCCACATTTTCTAGGAGACTCACAAAAAATTGCCACCTTGGGCTATTGACATTAATGTATACCTTTTTTTGATTGATGTTTCCCTCTGTAAAAGACTTtataagaattttaaatttattattttataacatttttaatAGTTTGCAAAAtggatttattttatttttatctctcCTTCGTTTAGACATGGTAATCAGGAAAGAGTGTTCAGACTTGAATTTGTGTCAAACCAAAGATTTACTGAGTCAGAATTTGCCCGATGGAAGGAAGAGGTAGATAATAATACTACTTCCACCTCCCAAcaccaccccccctcccctgcaAACAGACGCTGTGTTCTACCCATAACTTATCAATCACTGTTAGTTGTTAAGATGGAGGGACCCACATGGGAACTTCGACTGGAGCAACTTCATTTCAAACCTCGAActtctcatgtgccgaacctgaTGCATAAGTTagtataattataatttattttcactggtaAGCATTATACATGTAGAATTGTACATGTAGATCATTGTACATCATGGAAATGAATTGAGTCTAACTTATTGAGTTTGACATATGGATCAACCATCAAACTTTTCTCATTTGGGTCGACCTCAATAGGTATTTAGTTGGATACATGAGAATTTCAGCCTAAGGGCTGTAACCTGTAACCATTGTTACAgctgagctcacttgatgttacaggtgatcaaagtAGAAAGCTTAAGATAACACAAATTTTTAGGCTGTGAGAGGTTACGGGTGAGGGACTGTatcaaaacttaatgacagccctgatcaGCACTGAAAGTTCGTAAAATTaattacagtagaacctcgataactggAAATTGGATAATTCAAATTCTCctctaactcgaactaaatttcctttcccttggtcacaatttcattgaaatttaccccgataactcgaattccccgctaactcgaaccatttttcgtttcccttcagagttcaagttaccagggttctactgtattcTCTTAAATTCTTTCCTAAAACCAAAACATTTACCACAAATTTTTTTAGTGCGAGGCTCATGATATTCCTATACCAACCCTGGATGAAGTGGATAACAAAGCCAAACAGTTTAATGAAGCGAGATATTATTCTTACAAAGAGGACGATATTGATAAGGTAAGTGAATAGGTTGACCTGCACTGATTCcaaacaaggtttgtgattggcttggaaaacaatagggatggtgacataacaatgctcctatccctgaaaacaataggtagtgcaggttatagggaccaatgaaataagaggtttggaAGGGTGTTGGTCAATAGAAATGAACTGGTCTTAGTGACTCAGGTTTGTTTGTCAGTTATcacattaataaaaaaattaccacACTGACAGTAATTTTCATATTGGTACAAAAATTACATAATTGGAGTTGTTTTAATTCCCATTTTAAATCTGGGCTTAAGATGGCTCTTGAATTGCATATGAAATGCTTTTAAATTACCATTTTGACTCTAACACAAAGGAAATGAAGTAATTTCGTTTCTATGGCTAacttacagtaaaaacccgcgagtaagaacGCGCACTTTCCTAAGTTAGTCGAAACATGTttttacataaatggtaatGAGCACATATTTCGGCTATTGAttttaggttcttattttctgaagaaaaaatacattgtagcaAAGAGCATTTAGTGGTGGCGAATAATCATTCAGCTGCTTCcttatataaaatctgcatGCTAAATTATtcttgcagttggagtgataaggtaACTATGTCTCCAAAGGTGATTCTGAATGTTGACTCATcgtttaaaggttatttacctAAGGCGCTCTTTGTTTTATGCCATAATTAACTATCATTTAAGAccagtgaactgaaaaatgtcgagaagttggtgaagcaaaGAGTTCAAGCCTTTTTAAAAGTCTTGTTagaatagactgggaatgtgcatttttgtacaatctgtgagGTTATATTCCTGGTAGGTG containing:
- the LOC140942594 gene encoding RNA polymerase-associated protein RTF1 homolog, which gives rise to MGKTSKEGSDSKRKRKRVAVESSSDDDESEQDFEEELKSLAKRSRQAQENSKPQKSGDSDSDLDSSEGSDDEWTMDSENGKGKGKAKAKEKVKKGGKKAASSSASSSEESGETSSGESSSSSSSSEDEEDEQYHDGWDDNLMGDEADRERLEKMTEKEREQELFNRVEKREALKTRFEIERKLRLAKKKEKKKKREKEKANLEKEGIALRKKERKRHIEEKKAKALDDLKAKRSEKKEKKAAETVAEPKEPQLKASDVFTDDEDEDEQEESKSSSGEGSYRESEDEQVEDEPLKVSTIDDLERIRISRHKLERWVHMPFFGKIIAGCFVRVGIGNHDGRPVYRVAEIRDVVETAKVYSLGNTKTNKGLKLRHGNQERVFRLEFVSNQRFTESEFARWKEECEAHDIPIPTLDEVDNKAKQFNEARYYSYKEDDIDKIVAEKQKFRKTPYNYAQKKNHLMRSKEIAEQTGNREEAEKLRSELEELEEKASHLDKVRSKNLSAISYINERNRKRNIVEAEKAAAEEMNVEEKDNPFTRRKTLPQLVSMAKPAWSPVTRVENEDKIEESAFRVPELTRTDEASTSSQSTEPTSPDVEALLTAPLGSQAAAALERRPSQSEDLFSAHNFDITINLDIPAPGTESRPAVATPRPVNTERDGAPRRSLNLEDYKKRRGLI